One region of Hypanus sabinus isolate sHypSab1 unplaced genomic scaffold, sHypSab1.hap1 scaffold_464, whole genome shotgun sequence genomic DNA includes:
- the LOC132389029 gene encoding vasopressin V2 receptor-like: MSRPAILQVKDVCYPVLAVFGLPANLLTIIILSRGKCGLSKCISAYMTMMAVSDLSVILINVLVYEILIFRLSSSFLHYTEVLKATIYVLAVTLELSRRYTVAFTCDRYVAICCQKFKTKYCRVKTARILAAVILAGLCLENIHFLFAFQPQRIIGNISWGIRPKLDIFNSLTFVALSRFKSFQNLCASGLIILFNGMTARHILVTSKSRRGFRTHKSKIERDPEMENRKKSIILLFCVSGSFMLFWLPSAVTDIIASITMYFDRDYNSARYIAAQAGALLTNMSSCTNTCIYAATQTNFRAELKTLILSPWTLIRELIKRNVRSPKAFSHE, from the exons ATGAGTCGACCGGCGATCCTACAGGTGAAAGACGTTTGTTACCCTGTTCTAGCGGTGTTTGGTTTACCCG CTAATTTGTTAACAATTATTATTCTgtcccggggaaaatgcggtctttccaaatgcatcTCTGCCTACATGACGATGATGGCTGTGTCAGATCTATCGGTCATTCTCATCAATGTCCTTGTCTATGAGATTTTAATATTCCGCCTGTCCAGTTCATTTCTGCATTATACGGAAGTCCTTAAAGCCACGATCTACGTGCTGGCGGTCACTCTGGAACTATCACGGCGGTACACGGTGGCCTTCACCTGTGATCGATATGTTGCCATATGTTGTcagaagtttaaaacaaaatactgcagagtGAAGACAGCCAGAATCCTGGCAGCAGTAATACTGGCGGGGCTTTGCTTGGAGAATATACACTTCTTGTTTGCATTTCAGCCTCAACGAATAATTGGAAATATTTCGTGGGGTATCCGCCCGAAATTGGACATCTTCAACTCCCTAACGTTTGTCGCGCTCAGCAGATTCAAATCCTTTCAAAACCTGTGCGCATCCGGTTTAATAATTCTGTTTAATGGGATGACGGCCAGGCATATCTTAGTGACCAGCAAATCCCGGAGGGGCTTCCGAACCCACAAGAGTAAGATTGAacgtgacccggagatggagaacagaaaaAAGAGCATCATATTACTGTTCTGTGTATCGGGCAGCTTCATGCTATTTTGGTTGCCGTCGGCAGTGACCGATATTATCGCCAGCATAACCATGTATTTTGATCGCGACTATAACTCTGCCCGATATATCGCTGCTCAAGCCGGGGCTCTGCTCACGAACATGAGTTCCTGTACAAACACGTGTATTTATGCAGCCACCCAAACTAACTTCAGGGCAGAGTTGAAAACGTTGATACTGTCTCCTTGGACGCTTATCCGGGAATTGATCAAGAGAAATGTCAGATCTCCTAAGGCTTTCTCCCATGAGTAG